GGCCAGCATCGCGGGCGGCAGCAGGCCGAGCACGAAGCCGATGTTCGGGATGTAGGTGGTGATGAGCGCCAGCACCCCCCAGAGCAGTGGCAACGGGACACCCAGCAGCGCCAGCGCCGCCACGTCGAAGGCCGCGCAGATGATCCCGAAAACCGTGGAGACCAGCAGGTACCGGCGCGTCTTTCCGGCGAAGGTGGCGAGCGCGGAGACCAGGGCGGGCCGGTGCTCCCTGTCGGAGGCGAGGATCTTCGCCGTTACTGGGGCGTCGAGGGACATCGCCAGCAGAAGCACCACCATCAGGAACAAGCTCGACAGGACGGCGAGCAGGCTGGCCAGCAACGACTGGGCCAGGCCCCAGCAGCGTGCCGGGGTCGAACGACTGGATCGCCCTGTTGAGCTGCTCGTTGCTGATGCCGTGCTCGGTGGCGAGACGCTGCGCGTCCGCGAGCAGCTGCTGGAACTGCGGGCCATAGGTGGGGAGGATCCCGGCGAGCCGGGTCATCGAGACCGTCAGCACCCCGACCATCCCGAGCAGGACGAACACCACGAGCAGGAACGGCACCGCGACCTGCACCAACGTAGGGGCGCCGCGCGAACCGAGCCAGCTGCGCACGGGGGAGACGGCGATCACGAGCACGAGTGCCAGCACCATGGGGCCGGCGATCGAGGCGACTTCACGCAGCCCGAACAGCGTGACGACCGCTCCAGCCGCCGTGAGCAGGACGATCAGCGCTCGCGGGGCCGAGTGATCGTTCATTTCGGCTACATACCCTGGCTTCCTCCACGAACACCGACGAACAACCCCAAAGTGCTCGTTCGGCTACCTCGGGTAGCCGACCCTTCTTCCGGTACGGAGCGTCGATTTGACGGGTGGCGGGGTCGTACATAGAGTTCACCAGTCCCAACCGGTCGGCGATGATCGCCGACTGTTCAGGGAAACCTCCTCGAGCAACTTCGCGTCTGTGGTCGTCATGTCCGCGGGCGAGTCCGATTCGACAGGAATCGGATGTCGGAGTAAGTTCGAGGGGTTGCCCCGGAAGCGGGGCGGTCTGAATTTCCGCAGGTCGAACCGGCGAAAGTCAAATCACTGAATTTGACACTAACCGGACCGACTGAAAGAATAAGG
This window of the Nonomuraea africana genome carries:
- a CDS encoding AI-2E family transporter gives rise to the protein MVVLLLAMSLDAPVTAKILASDREHRPALVSALATFAGKTRRYLLVSTVFGIICAAFDVAALALLGVPLPLLWGVLALITTYIPNIGFVLGLLPPAMLALLDGGVRQMLLVIAAYCAINVVFQSFILPKFLGDAVGLTTTMTLVSLIVWTFVLGPLGAVLAIPLSLLARAILIDSDPSARWAAALISGEPSARTTTSP